The stretch of DNA gagagagagagagagagagagagagagagagagagagagttacgttcTGCCAAAACAGCTCTAACGTAAGGTTGTCTCCTTATCAGTACAATTATCGACAAGGTTAATAAATGTATTACGTCAGTAATCGGTTAGTTACAGCTCGTACGATAGCAGAATCGGTTTAGGAATGTAAccattattttcctttcaatcaattataataatatctaggACACCATTGGTAGAAAAAGGTATTAGACActtaacataaatttttttattcattaaacgggaattatttacaaactaaattttttttattaaactttaaatTATTAACACAATATTGCACATTTTAACACAGTCGAAACTAATATTGGCatcaatttgttataaaaaaatgagTAAGATTTCCTTCATTTTGTGTGAAAGTTTAGTCTAACCTGAgctatgtctgagagagagagagagagagagagagagagagagagagagagagagagagagttacgttcTGCCAACACAGCTCTAACGTAAGGTTGTCTCCTTATCAGTACAATTATCGACAAggttaataaatttattacgtcAGTAATCGTTAGTTACAGCTCGTACGAAAGTCTAGAAATCGGGTTGGGGAATGTaagcaattattttcatttaaatcaatcaatcaatcaatcaatcaatcaatcaatatatatatatatatatatatatatatatatatatatataaaacctagaaATCATTTAGACACAATCCAAATAAGTTATTTACATTACAATATCAATCCATCGTATATAACCTTAATTTCTAATTGTATATCAAAGCGCGTATTTACAATAAGCAGTTCAAACACACGTCGTGAAATCAAGTtaacatttttcaatatttttgataaaatatttacagCAGAAATTTCAATCCATAAAGATGTCAATTGATTctcggaaaaatatatatttccgtgAGCTATTCCAAAGTATTCTTCATTATCAATAAGATTACAGAATATCACAGAGTACTAAGAATATTTTCCTTACGAACTCCGTACTTTTACAATGTATGCCGAATCTTCATAGTGGTTTTTGCATAtcacataatattaatttttatctgtATTCTGCATAACCAAGTAATCAccattttcaataaaattcagaATATCACAGAGTACATTTACTTTTCTTATTGACGCTGTACATCACAAAATACTCTtagttatcaatttttttttatattactaaatattcatttttttgtagTTATGTAATTCTTCGAGATTTCTAAACTTTCGGGTGATTTGTGAAGTTAATAAATTgtcataaataatttatatgtCAGTTTACATATCTccatgaacaataataataataataataataataataataataaataataataataataataataataataataattggaacaTAAGTTTCTAGCTGTTATTTCAATTACGTTCAAAATTCGTTAACGAACttaaacaagatatatatatatatatatatatatatatatatatatatatatatatatacttaaacataATATTCAGTTTCACTTCGGCTAGCGCTTTTGCGTTGGGCGGATATTTCCAGCGAACGGTTTTGCGTCGGGTAATGCCGTCTTCTTGAACGCTGCCGAGCTGTGATTGGTTACTTCAATAACCTTAATTAAACTTAATAATATCTTTGGCAAAATAAGCGTAcgctaaaataaactaaatatacaCTGCACTTTAAACCCTATTTTAAATATAAAGTATAACTTGCACTTGAATTTAACTGGTCTCTtcagtaaaaatgtttttgttggaATTAAAGTTAGCGAGACGTTACCTGGCCTTGTGACTTTATCGTAAATGAAATCGGAGAAGATATTTACAGGTATTAATATTCGCGAATACCTTAGTAACATCAATGTTCTGAGCGTATTAAGGCTTCATGTATCTGCCGGTTTAAAAGTTAGCGAATATATTCACGGGAATTATAGTTTGCGTGGTAATTATTTTCCAAGCGTAAATATAGACTAGATGATAAATTTTGTTAATAACTTATATGTAAACAGTAATTTACTGTAGATTATTTAACCAAATtgtaattaataagtaaataattccctcatacgatatatatatatgatatatatatatatatatatatatatatatatatatatatatatatatatacacacacacacacacacacacacatatatattatctaatatatatctatctatataatattctattatatatatatatattatatataatataataaattatgtatcATCATCTTAAAGAGTAGACGATTCAATGCTTTAAGGTCACTTTCTTTGAATTCAAACCTCCATCTTGGACACGAGTTAATATTCCAAAGTTGAATTCATTTTTATCCACATTGAAATAATTGAATTCAGTCATTGGTTTTCTTGGATTCACCTACAAAAGGCCTGAATTCACTAGTtgaattcattttgtatttactgaATTCAGTATCGTCGGAAATAGCTGGTTTCTGCTTTCCAGAATTCATTGTAAGTTCTCCGGAATTttctaaattcatttttaaaattcaatttctttagaATTCACTTCACGGCAGGATTAACTTTCTCTCTGAATTCATTTTTCCATCAGAAGTCACTTCCATTTTGAATTCATTCTCGTCAGCATTGCTCTGAATTCTTAAAATTCACTTACAGAATTTGTTACCTGTTAAAATTCAACTCGAGTTCATTTTCGTGTCAAATTCATTATTTCCAGGATTCATTTGAAGTCAAATTTCACTTCCCTTATGCCCTATACAATTCAATTTCGTTGAATTCATTTCCACAGAATTCAAACTACACTAGAATTCAATCTCTATATTTCTGGTCAGAATTCATTCTTTCACACAATTCCTTTTCGTCGTAAGTTCACCACTTTTCAAGAATGCATTTTCCATTCAGATTTTGCTGACTATCAGAATTCATTTCCATAATTTCTTACTCTGTGAATCCTTTTATTTCTTCAGAATTCAGTTCCCcctaattcattttccttttgggaTGCAACACCAAAAGCAACTTACTCATTTTCAGAATTCGCTTTTCCTTCAAAAATACGTTTTCTAAATATTCACTTTCCTAGGAATTCACTTTACTCAGAAATAATTTTGAACTcatctttcattttcaaaaataactttccctttaagattatttttttattactttctcttCAGGTTTCATTCTCCTCACAAATATAACTTTCtctttggatttctttttccGCTGAAATATAACTTTCCCGTAAGGATCACCTTATGGTACTTTTCCCTCAGATTCAATTTTTCACTTAGAATAACTTTCCCCTCAGAATTACCACATCCTGGTACTTTCTCTTCAGCTTTCATCTTCATCTCAAATACAACTTTCCCTCTTGGGTGCTTTCACCTGAGGACTACCTTCATGACAGAATGCACTTTCCCCCTCTCGGACGCCCTCCAAATACAACTTTCTGACTCCCACTTTTCGCGTCCCGCTCAAACGTCTCTTCTTCTTCCGAAACTGACTTCACTTCCCCTCGGTGTTGCCCTGTTGTTTTTGCTGACTAAGCACCTTCCTGGGAGAGCTGTCACTAGCCGGCTGTCACTGCTGTTTCTGCTGCTCCGGCACCCAGGTCTTGGCTGTGACCTTCCCGTTGACCACCAGCGGCCTGACGTAGGACCAGGTCAGGGAGTGTGGGACGCTGTCGACGCTCACTGGGTGGAGAAATGGACGAGAGTTAATAGGAATTCGTTCATGCGTTGCTATAAAGGGGTTGAGGGGGTCAAGGTGGACGAAAGATGATGGGAATTCGTTCATATGTTGACTTATGGTTACTATAAAGGGGTTACGTGGACGAATGTTAATGGAAATTTGTTCATAAGGGGCTTATGGTTACTATAAAAGGGTTAAGTGGACGATATATAAAGGGAAATTCGTTCATGAGGTGGCTTATGGTGGCTATAAAAGGGTTAAATGGACGATATACAATGGGAATTTCATTAATATGTTGACTTTTGGCTGCTATAATAAGGTCAATTGGACGAACATTAATGGGAATTCGTTCATGAGGGACTTATGGTGGCTACAAAGGGGTTAAGTGAACGATATATAATGGGATATTCGTTTATGAGGCGACTTTTGACTGCTATAGGAAGGTTGAAAGCGGACTAAAATTaatgggaaacaagataaaactgAGTGAAATTTTATGGAAGTGTATTTTCTTGTTGCAATATTAAAGGAAATGGATGACGATTtataaaaaatgtgcaaattttgTGACATTTTACTGACATGAACGAAACTCGATGGATTATTCACTGCCACTTACAGCAGACCTTGAAGACTTTTAGAGTGAATCCTTTTTTGCAATTCTCCCCAAAAGTTACAGCCATATTTCTACCAAAATCAAACCAAACGATGCCAATAACGAGACCCACCTTTGgtcaaaatttcacaaaattcCACACGTTACTCTTTGCGCAGTCAAACAAGATAGACGAACTGACCCGTAACTTACGCCTGGAACTCCTGACGATGATCTTCCGGTTGGACTCATTCTGGTTCGGAGGATGCAGGTGGGGGTCGGGCGACCTGTCCGTGGCGACCAGTTCGGCCAAAAAGCTGATGTACCCTATGGCCAGCCGCAGGGTGTCTACCTGTGAAAACGCCTGTGGAGGTCATTACGGCTGAAGGGGACAGGTCCTTGTGAGTATTTTAGAATGTGGAGTCAAATTTCAGAGTGCTGGTCCTTAAATTTTGTTCCCAACAACAGGTCATTAAACCCCCTTCCTTTCTCCaacaaattttcataaaatcCCCTTCCTTTTTCTGACAACAGGTCATTAAATTCCCTACAAAAGGTCATAAAAAGTCCCCCTCCTTTCTCCAACAACAGGTCATAAAATCACCTTCCTTTCTCCAACAACAGGTCATTAAATCCCTTCATTTCTCCAACAACAGGCCATTAAATCCTCTACAACAGGTCATAAAATCCCCTTCTTTTCTCCAACAACTGGCCATTAAATCCTCTTCTTTTCTCCAGCAACAGGACATTAAATCCCCATCGTTTCCCCAACAAAAGGACACAAAATCTCCTTCCTTTCTCCAACAACTGGCCATAAAATCCCCATCCTCTCTACTACAACAGGTCATTTAAATCCCCTACAAAAGGTAACAAAATCCTATTCCTTTCTCCAACAACAGGTCATTAAAGCCCCTACAACAGGTCATTAAATCCCCCTACTTTCTCTAACAACCGGTCACAAAATCACCTTCCTTTCTCTAACAAGAGGTCATTAAATCCCCAGCCTTTCTCCAACAACAGGCCATTAAATCCCCTTCCTTTCTCCAACGGCATCTCATAGTATCCCcatcatttctccaacaaaaagTCACAAAATCCTCTTCCTTTCTCCAACAACAGGTCACAAAATCCCACTCCTCTCCACAACAACAGGCCACAAAATCTCCttcctttatccaacaacagcttaTTAAATCCCCTTCCTTTCTCCAACAACAGGTCATTAAATCCCCTACAAAAGGTCATAAAATCCCATCCTCTCTACAACAAAAACATCGCATACTCCTTCAATCCTACATAAAATCCAGCGCCCCTAATAACCTAGGGGTCACTCCTTCTCTCACACCTCCCCACCCAAGTATCTACCTTGGACAACCTCTTTTCGTAAGGCAGAGTGGGTATGTGGGCGCGCAGACCCTCGAAGGCGTCGTTGATACTCTGCATCCTCTTCCTCTCGCGCATGTTGGCCGCCTGGCGCTGCTGCATCTGCGCCATCAGGCAGCGACGCTTCTTCTTCCTGCGCAGGACCTGTGGGAGAGCAGGGCTTCTTTGGGGACCGAGGTGGCTCGCGGGGGTTATAAgtctaaaaaaaatgttttaaaatgcttGTTTTGGGTGGAATAATGATAGATAATGATAGAATAATGATAGATAATGATAGAATAATGATAGATAATGATAGAATGACGATAGCGTAGTGATGCTTAATGAATATCCATACGTTTGTGAGTGTTTTTGACGTTTTCAAGTCCTTATAAGTAAGGTTATAATTGGAATTATAAGTctaaataaatactttaaaatgctTGTTTTGGTTGGATATAATGATAGATAATGATAGAATAATGATAGAGTAGTGAGGCTTAATGAATGTTTGTAGGTTTATGAGTGTTTTTGACGTACTTAAGTCCTTCTAAGTGAGGTTATAAGTGGAATTATAAATCTAAAAAACGAATATTTTGACGTATTCAAGTTCGTCTAAGTGAGGTTATAACTGGAATTATAAGTCTAAATTCTCGCCGTGTGTGGAATAATGGTACATGATGAATATTTATACACTTACGAATATCTTTTAATATGTAAGTATTAGGGGTGAGTTACAAAGCATTTCTATAATTTTGCCCCAAAATTCAGCATCAAGAAACAGGATATATCTTAATTTCTTggcaaaatttaggccaagcaaTAATTCCAAactattatatgaaatatattggtTATTCTGAtaggaaaataatttcaaaatgatatagaaatacatatatcacataaaaaatattttgaaatatggcGTGTAATATCGCAGAGTATATCACCATTTCATGATACAACAGACATAACATCACACTAATCCATTTACATGTAAATAGCGGGATCAGCCATTAGCCACAGGAAGCATACAGTAATAGCCATACACTAGAACAAGCAGACAGGCAGAAACAATAGAGCAGTAGCACTATAGCAACTAGGAACTATCAATTTCACAAGCTCTGGCAAACTATAATAGGTAGATTTGACTAGACCTATTAACTAGAGATAGTAGGTTTTACTAGCTCCATTAACTAGGGACAATAGATTTTACTAGCACACTATCAACTAGAGACAATAGACGCTTTGATAGCTAGCAATAGGGAAGGCAGCAGACGCGTTCGTTACCAAAAGACTTTGGCGAACAGGACATCAAGCAGACATTGTACCCAAGCAGTTGGTGGGACCAGAAAACAGCGCAAAATCAGTATTAATTTCCGTCTTATTTTAAGAATTATCTAaggaattaatcaataaataataataataatcaatgataatagcaataataataacaataataataataataataagaataataataatagtcttgcGGACTCATAAAACTGTATATTTTGCACCAGGTCAAAAAATTTCTCACTGAACAATCCCCACAAACAAACGTTGACGCTACTGAACGCGGCTGACCAGCGGAAAACCGCCCTCTCACCGTGTTCTCTTGGTCGTTGTGGGACGGAGATGAACCTCCGCTGTCTCCTTCGAAGACTAGATACTGTTTTTATATTTggagtagggggagggggggaagggttgAAAATGATGTTAGTTTGGTCAAGTTTGACAGTATATGGAATCCTAGATTATGATATAATCAATTTATCATCAACTCTTCAATTCCAGTAAACAAAAGTCTAAAGAAA from Macrobrachium nipponense isolate FS-2020 chromosome 48, ASM1510439v2, whole genome shotgun sequence encodes:
- the LOC135205082 gene encoding pancreas transcription factor 1 subunit alpha-like isoform X1; this encodes MYSMDGFDMEALNRQFFESAAFSEFQAGVVFEPGSGGSSPAHLDQENTYLVFEGDSGGSSPSHNDQENTVLRRKKKRRCLMAQMQQRQAANMRERKRMQSINDAFEGLRAHIPTLPYEKRLSKAFSQVDTLRLAIGYISFLAELVATDRSPDPHLHPPNQNESNRKIIVRSSRLSVDSVPHSLTWSYVRPLVVNGKVTAKTWVPEQQKQQ
- the LOC135205082 gene encoding pancreas transcription factor 1 subunit alpha-like isoform X2 → MYSMDGFDMEALNRQFFESAAFSEFQAGVVFEPGSGGSSPAHLDQENTYLVFEGDSGGSSPSHNDQENTVLRRKKKRRCLMAQMQQRQAANMRERKRMQSINDAFEGLRAHIPTLPYEKRLSKVDTLRLAIGYISFLAELVATDRSPDPHLHPPNQNESNRKIIVRSSRLSVDSVPHSLTWSYVRPLVVNGKVTAKTWVPEQQKQQ
- the LOC135205082 gene encoding pancreas transcription factor 1 subunit alpha-like isoform X3; translated protein: MYSMDGFDMEALNRQFFESAAFSEFQAGVVFEPGSGGSSPAHLDQENTVLRRKKKRRCLMAQMQQRQAANMRERKRMQSINDAFEGLRAHIPTLPYEKRLSKAFSQVDTLRLAIGYISFLAELVATDRSPDPHLHPPNQNESNRKIIVRSSRLSVDSVPHSLTWSYVRPLVVNGKVTAKTWVPEQQKQQ